The following are encoded in a window of Actinomycetes bacterium genomic DNA:
- a CDS encoding AI-2E family transporter, whose translation MAFEPARFRRSVLVALGLVSGWLLALWMFHVVGHFLFLLLLAWLLAIAMEPGIAWFMRRGLNRGPATAVIGGLAIMSVLVLAAVFGAEFINQLTSLVRGIPGTVTSVVDWLDRTFHLHLDAAQITSKLHVTPGQAANWASSVAGGVLGWAGSLLSVLFDLLIVAVFMFYFAAAGPRLVESIAVWLPPERQRVVATISQIAVHKTGGYVISKIELAAVSAFFHGLLFWLIGVPGWLPLALLVGITAQFIPVVGTYIGIIIPVLVSIFDKPLNAVWIIAFAAVYQQIETYFLTPRISRRTMDVNPAIALAAVFAGAAIWGPLGALIGIPIAAAGVAAMETYGHRYELTRDLVETPTPGV comes from the coding sequence GTGGCGTTCGAGCCAGCGCGGTTCCGCCGGTCCGTCCTCGTCGCGCTGGGGCTGGTGTCCGGGTGGCTGCTCGCGCTGTGGATGTTCCATGTCGTCGGCCACTTCCTGTTCCTGCTGCTGCTCGCGTGGCTGCTGGCCATCGCCATGGAGCCGGGCATCGCGTGGTTCATGCGCCGGGGCTTGAATCGCGGTCCGGCGACCGCCGTCATCGGGGGCCTCGCGATCATGTCCGTGCTGGTCCTCGCGGCGGTCTTCGGGGCGGAGTTCATCAACCAGCTCACCTCGCTGGTGCGGGGAATCCCGGGCACAGTCACGAGCGTGGTCGACTGGCTCGACCGTACGTTTCACCTGCACCTCGACGCCGCCCAAATCACCTCGAAGCTGCACGTCACGCCCGGACAGGCCGCGAACTGGGCCAGCAGCGTCGCGGGCGGAGTGCTGGGCTGGGCCGGGTCCTTGCTCTCGGTGCTGTTCGACCTGCTCATCGTCGCGGTCTTCATGTTCTACTTCGCCGCCGCAGGACCGAGGCTGGTGGAGTCGATCGCCGTGTGGCTGCCACCAGAAAGGCAGCGCGTTGTCGCCACGATCTCGCAGATCGCCGTGCACAAGACCGGCGGGTACGTCATCTCCAAGATCGAGCTGGCCGCAGTGTCAGCCTTCTTCCACGGGTTGTTGTTCTGGCTCATCGGCGTCCCGGGCTGGCTGCCTCTCGCACTCCTTGTCGGAATAACGGCGCAGTTCATCCCAGTAGTCGGCACCTACATCGGCATCATCATCCCGGTGCTGGTGTCGATCTTCGACAAGCCCCTCAACGCTGTGTGGATCATCGCGTTCGCGGCGGTCTACCAGCAGATCGAGACCTACTTCCTCACCCCACGCATCTCACGCCGGACCATGGACGTCAACCCCGCGATCGCGCTCGCCGCTGTGTTCGCCGGTGCCGCAATCTGGGGGCCGCTCGGAGCGCTCATCGGGATCCCAATCGCCGCGGCAGGTGTCGCAGCCATGGAGACCTACGGCCACCGCTACGAGCTCACCCGCGACCTGGTCGAAACGCCTACTCCCGGGGTCTGA